Part of the Janibacter alkaliphilus genome is shown below.
CCGTAGAGCGACTCGGTCGCCAGCGTCGAGTCGACCACCCGCAGCCCGGCGTGCACCTTGCGGACCGCCTCGGCGAGCTCGCCGGCCGGGGTGTCCTTGACGACGAACCCGCTGGCGCCGGCGTCCAGCGCCCGCCGCACGTACCCGGCACGGCCGAAGGTGGTCACCACCAGCGACCGGCAGGTCGGCGCCTGCGCCCGCAGCTGGGCCGCGACCTCGATGCCGTCCATCCCGGGCATCTCGATGTCCAGCAGGGCCACCTCGACGTCCTTCGTGCGCACCGCCTCCAGCACCTCGTCGCCGCGCCCCACCTCGGCGACGACCTCGATGTCCCGCTCCAGCGACAGCAGCGCGGCCAGCGCCCCGCGCACCAGCGCCTGGTCGTCGGCCAGCAGCACCCGGATGCTCATGTCGCCACCTTCGCTGTCGTCTCTCCCGTGTCGTCCGCGCCGCCCAGGCGCACCTCGAGCAGCGTCCCGCTGCCGCGCGCACCGTCGCCGGCCCCCGGGGCGCCCGGCCCCAGGCTGACCGACCCGCCCTGCTGCTCGACCCGCTCGCGCAGGCCGCCGATGCCGTTGCCCTCCCGGCGC
Proteins encoded:
- a CDS encoding response regulator transcription factor; protein product: MSIRVLLADDQALVRGALAALLSLERDIEVVAEVGRGDEVLEAVRTKDVEVALLDIEMPGMDGIEVAAQLRAQAPTCRSLVVTTFGRAGYVRRALDAGASGFVVKDTPAGELAEAVRKVHAGLRVVDSTLATESLYGGANPLSAREQEVLRAALSGAPVAAIAAQVHLSPGTVRNHLSSAIGKTGTSTRAEAARVAQDNGWL